The stretch of DNA CACGAGGTACAAGAGATTTTAATAGAAGAAATTAAGAAATTAGCGCGAGGATTTAGCAATTCTTTGGAACTAATAAAGTTACTAAGACATAATTTAACTATTTAAGCAACCAGTAACCAAGATGAAATCTTCCCAAGAATATGACACATTAGGTTCGGAATTACAAGACCATTAGGCCGAAGTTGTGAACAATTTATTAAGGACCAAAACTGTAGAATGAACCCTAAATTTGCCATAGAGTTGGGTACTCGGTTAACACTAGATTAAAATTTGACATTAAAActgaaaccaaaaccaaaaaaaaaaaaaaaaaaaaaaaaaatcctagtgtCTACAGCTATTTCCACTTACATCGTTGGTCGACTCAACACAGCACAATCCCACGAGCCATAGGTACCGTCCAAGCCATCCAAGGTCATCTTTGTCGCTATGTGATCAGTTCAATTGATAAAATAATTTGGATGATTAATCGCACTTGATGTTCCGGTAGATCCTTCGTACAAAAAGATTGGAGCCCAGATGGCCAACCGCTCCTGAAAATGTGACAAAGTTTAGCTTTAATTGCGGCAATgaggccttgttcttttggacttaaactATCTaagtgaagaaaaaaaaatgaacggAAGTGAACTGAACAATAACCACATACCGCAAAGAATCCCCAAGCCAAGACAGAACATCATAGTGTAACCGAAATAAAAGCTGGTTTGGAAAAGACCAGTCATCTTGGTCTTGACTCGATAGTAATAAATAGCGTACAAGTAAACGTATATGGCCGTGGATGCAGCAGAGAAGAACGATGTCCACTGCCAGTGATAGTTCTCAGCGTTCAACAAGAAATATGTCCCCACAATAGTCACACAAATAGTAACAATGATCAGTATCATAAACACGAGCAACATGAAGCCGTAAACATAGTACACCTGCAAGAAGCGTAACGTAATAGAAACATGTGTTACTGTGTTAGTGTTAGAAGTGGGTAATACATAGCTGCCTCGAGTTAATGCTGGAATATAGAAAGTAAAATGGAAGCGAGCATTTACCTTGTAATTCCAAAAGGAGGTGAAGACAAAATACATTTCAATGAAAATACTTCCGAATGGAAGTAAACCGCCCATAAGGGAAATTATTGTGGGTGTTAGATACCATTTCTTTTCCGGAATAGGTCGAGGGATAGTCTTCACACGACACGGGTTGTTTGGTGCACCATTCCAGTTTCTTCCAACTACGGTGCCAAGAAGTGCAAGGGGGAAGGAAATAAATGCCCAAATGATAAATACAACTACCATAGTCCCAAAGGGAATGGCAGCAAGAGATCCATAGAATATAGCGACAATATTTAATAGGAATCCAATCCCGAAGCACAAAAAGGGGAAGAGTGAAGCTGTAAGGACTGTCGACTTTATCCAGTTTTTACCTGAAACGTGAAAGAAGAGTTGTCAATTAAATCATTCTaagctacaaaaaaaaaaaacttaaagaAAGCACAATCCAGCTCTTTCGAGACAAACAGCTTAGTAGACAGTTAGATACCACACCATCATCTCTTAAAATCTACATATACTAAAAAGAGATATCTAAGgagatactccctctgtcccagtCATTTGTCGTCCTATTACATTTTAgggtgtctcggtcaattgttgtcctttctattttaggattgcatttgatgagcaattttatCCTTCACActtaatttggtccacttgtcatcttataattgccccctactctttccttggtctttgtgccaaaaccaaatgacaacaattgaccggtaCGGAGGGAGTAGAAAAAAGGTTTACAATTACGTACCACCGTTACGAGAATACATGCCGCCACCAACATAACCTGCTATGAACGACGTCAAGGCATAACATACAATGAAAGTTGTAATGATAGCTCCTCTCCTGCAACAAATAAGAGACATACAAACCGCTGATGTAATTTTTTATTGACGGTCCTACAtagggaaaaaaaaaagatatggaAACCCTGATAGCTACATCATAGACATTTGCTAGAAAGCAAATATTATATTAAAGAAAACCGTTAATAAAAAGTAATATTGTAGCTGAAGGAAAGAAGTTAAGGTCAATTGAGGAAAATGCCATCAATGTAGCAATAAGTTGACACTGAAGATATGTATGTCAATCAAAGCAGTAACAACAGGGGCATCCTCTGCAGCGGAGGCATAGTATCATATTTGACATTTGCAAATTTCATTAACATACCCTGTATACAACATTCCAACAATTGCCAAAATGATCACGAGGAAAATAAGTGCTGCTAGTTGAGCTCCAGTACCGACGAAGGCTGAGAGAAGAGATAAACTACGTGGAGGCCGGAAAACATCACCATGCACGAGTTTCCAGCCACACTCTTCACTAACATCCCTTTCCTGACAAGTGAAATTCCTTTTCAGCAGATTACTAAAACAGTATAGAGCACATATCACCAATTACAGAAGTCTAACCAAGCTCTCCAAGTCATCATCTTCCCTGGCATACTTCGCGTAGTCATTTCTCAGGGTCCTCATCAATATCATTGACACCAGACCAGTCAAGAAAATTACCATCATGAATGAATTGAAAATCGAGAACCAATGGATCTGCAAATAGTAAAACTGCCTTTTGAGATACATATTATTGGCCAGAAATTTCATT from Silene latifolia isolate original U9 population chromosome 10, ASM4854445v1, whole genome shotgun sequence encodes:
- the LOC141604906 gene encoding transmembrane 9 superfamily member 1-like codes for the protein MIITVRSITFYLFTFLFFFSPSLASEHDHKYEPDEHVILWVNKVGPYYNPQETYNYFILPFCHPDGHIEHRWGGLGEVLGGNELIDSQLDIKFKKNVDKTVVCELKLDASKATQFKDAIENSYWFEFFIDDLPLWGFVGEYRFDKNGENPKHMLYTNKNLIIKYNGNQIIHVNMTQDGAKPVEDGRVYELTYTVTWIPTDISFAKRFEVYLDYPFFEHQIHWFSIFNSFMMVIFLTGLVSMILMRTLRNDYAKYAREDDDLESLERDVSEECGWKLVHGDVFRPPRSLSLLSAFVGTGAQLAALIFLVIILAIVGMLYTGRGAIITTFIVCYALTSFIAGYVGGGMYSRNGGKNWIKSTVLTASLFPFLCFGIGFLLNIVAIFYGSLAAIPFGTMVVVFIIWAFISFPLALLGTVVGRNWNGAPNNPCRVKTIPRPIPEKKWYLTPTIISLMGGLLPFGSIFIEMYFVFTSFWNYKVYYVYGFMLLVFMILIIVTICVTIVGTYFLLNAENYHWQWTSFFSAASTAIYVYLYAIYYYRVKTKMTGLFQTSFYFGYTMMFCLGLGILCGAVGHLGSNLFVRRIYRNIKCD